A genomic window from Bacteroidota bacterium includes:
- a CDS encoding NADH-quinone oxidoreductase subunit D gives MSTNPIEIDTLEGEFSTLNLGPTHPATHGIFQNILTMNGERIYHSEQTVGYIHRAFEKIAEHRPFNQITPLTDRLNYCSSPINNLGWHMTVEKLIGCTVPKRVDYMRVIIMELARIADHLVCNTVIAVDTGALTGFTYMFQEREKIYELYEEVCGARLTTNIGRIGGFERDFTPVFHQKLKKFLAEFPKKFQEFCDLTERNRVFMDRVINACPFDAERSMNYGFTGPNLRAAGVDYDVRVMNPYSSYQDFDFIIPIGTSGDTYDRFMVRQQEIWESIKIINQAYNNLPEGNYHADVPEFYLPPKDDVYNNMEALIYHFKIVMGETDVPKGEVYHSVEGGNGEVGYYLVSDGGRKPFRLHFRRPCFIYYQAYPEMIKGCLLSDAVVTLSSLNVIAGELDA, from the coding sequence ATGAGTACCAATCCTATAGAAATAGATACACTCGAAGGTGAATTTTCCACCCTCAACTTAGGGCCTACACACCCTGCCACACATGGTATTTTCCAAAATATACTTACCATGAATGGTGAGCGAATATATCACAGTGAACAAACCGTTGGATATATACATCGTGCCTTCGAAAAAATAGCGGAACACCGACCATTTAATCAAATAACTCCGCTTACCGATAGATTAAATTATTGCTCATCGCCTATCAATAATTTGGGATGGCATATGACCGTAGAAAAACTAATTGGTTGCACCGTTCCCAAACGTGTAGATTATATGCGAGTTATTATCATGGAACTCGCACGTATCGCTGACCACTTGGTTTGCAATACTGTTATTGCCGTGGATACTGGAGCTTTAACGGGTTTCACTTATATGTTCCAAGAGCGTGAAAAGATATATGAATTATATGAAGAAGTTTGTGGTGCACGACTCACCACCAATATAGGAAGAATAGGTGGTTTTGAAAGAGATTTCACGCCTGTCTTTCATCAAAAACTAAAAAAATTCTTAGCTGAATTTCCTAAAAAATTCCAAGAGTTTTGCGACCTTACCGAACGCAATCGCGTGTTTATGGACAGAGTAATTAATGCTTGTCCATTCGATGCCGAACGTAGTATGAACTACGGTTTTACTGGGCCGAATTTGCGTGCTGCGGGCGTTGATTATGATGTGCGTGTGATGAATCCCTATAGTAGTTATCAGGATTTTGATTTTATTATACCCATTGGTACTTCGGGCGATACCTATGATAGATTTATGGTACGCCAACAAGAGATTTGGGAAAGTATAAAAATCATTAACCAGGCATATAATAATTTGCCCGAAGGAAATTATCATGCAGATGTTCCAGAATTTTATTTGCCTCCAAAGGATGATGTCTATAATAATATGGAAGCGTTAATTTATCATTTCAAAATAGTGATGGGAGAAACCGATGTACCCAAAGGCGAAGTATATCATAGTGTGGAAGGCGGCAATGGCGAAGTGGGCTACTACCTGGTGTCTGACGGTGGTCGTAAACCTTTCCGCTTGCATTTCCGCCGACCTTGTTTTATATATTACCAAGCTTATCCCGAAATGATAAAAGGTTGTTTGTTGAGCGATGCCGTAGTGACTTTAAGTTCACTCAATGTTATAGCCGGCGAATTGGATGCATAA
- a CDS encoding NAD(P)H-dependent oxidoreductase subunit E yields the protein MTTTDQKIEFSPENMQLVKRLMAEYPEGKHKSALLRILHIAQNEFGGWLSSDVMDYVAQVMNLKPIEVYEVATFYSMYFTKPVGKYVFDVCHTGPCMIEGAEKICNHIEKRLGVKQGETTADGLFSWRGVECLGACGYAPMMQLGDNFREHLTPEKVDQIIEELKSKG from the coding sequence ATGACGACAACAGATCAAAAAATTGAATTCTCCCCAGAGAATATGCAATTGGTGAAACGCTTAATGGCAGAGTATCCCGAAGGAAAACACAAATCGGCATTGCTTCGCATTTTGCATATAGCACAAAATGAATTTGGGGGTTGGTTAAGTTCTGATGTGATGGATTATGTAGCACAAGTAATGAACTTAAAACCCATCGAAGTATATGAAGTTGCCACTTTCTATTCGATGTATTTTACCAAGCCCGTTGGCAAATATGTATTCGATGTTTGTCATACGGGTCCATGTATGATAGAAGGTGCTGAAAAAATATGCAATCATATAGAAAAACGTTTGGGTGTGAAACAAGGGGAAACCACGGCTGACGGTTTGTTTAGCTGGAGAGGTGTAGAATGTTTGGGTGCTTGTGGATATGCACCTATGATGCAATTGGGTGATAATTTTAGAGAGCATCTTACCCCTGAAAAAGTGGACCAAATTATTGAAGAACTTAAAAGCAAAGGATAA
- a CDS encoding NADH-quinone oxidoreductase subunit C — protein sequence MTNQEVLDHIRTKFADSILEFDEPYGMLTLIINRDALLPLVEFIKSDELLQCTFMTDLCGMHHPEQKGRELGMVYMFHGWVKNIRIRIKCFMAMEDPHIDSLCNIFKAANWMERETYDFYGIKFKGHPDLRRILNMDEMDYHPMLKQYKLEDGTRTDKDDRFFGRDGNSNVEFDQRYIK from the coding sequence ATGACCAACCAAGAAGTTTTAGACCATATCAGAACCAAATTTGCAGATAGCATTTTGGAATTTGACGAGCCTTATGGGATGCTCACCCTTATAATAAATCGTGATGCTTTATTACCTTTAGTTGAGTTCATTAAAAGCGATGAACTATTACAATGCACTTTCATGACCGACCTATGTGGAATGCACCATCCCGAGCAAAAAGGAAGAGAATTGGGAATGGTATATATGTTTCACGGATGGGTAAAAAATATTCGTATTCGTATTAAATGTTTTATGGCAATGGAAGATCCACACATTGATAGCCTTTGCAATATTTTTAAAGCTGCAAACTGGATGGAGCGTGAGACTTACGATTTTTATGGGATTAAATTTAAAGGTCATCCTGACCTGCGAAGAATATTAAACATGGACGAAATGGATTATCATCCCATGCTAAAACAATACAAACTGGAAGACGGAACACGTACCGACAAAGATGATCGTTTCTTTGGTCGTGATGGTAATTCAAATGTGGAGTTTGACCAACGTTATATAAAATAA